One genomic region from Bufo bufo chromosome 3, aBufBuf1.1, whole genome shotgun sequence encodes:
- the RWDD2B gene encoding RWD domain-containing protein 2B isoform X2, giving the protein MTSYEEAEAQISELDLLSSMFPNEEEFSITDQLALAELRDYTETRTTVPPSFQIQFTLTMKLGDTDSVQHTLTLHCSYPPHYPNVPPEIVVRSPSLVRSHQTQLNSDLTAYLRSNCNGDVCILSATEWLQDNAETYLHSVTPTDNVQGAAPSEDAMFTRLWIYSHHIYNKQKRKYILEWSKELGLSGFSMPGKPGIVCVEGAQESCEEFWSRIRKLTWKRILIRHREDVQLSSSASAAQTEIQVLRKFPALEEKAFDVHGSRGNHMDLGQLYQFLQGKGCAEVFPMYFGIEGR; this is encoded by the exons ATGACAAgctatgaggaggcagaggcgcagATTTCAGAGCTGGACCTTCTGTCCAGCATGTTCCCTAATGAGGAGGAGTTCAGCATCACAGATCAGCTGGCGCTGGCCGAGCTGAGGGATTACACAGAGACGCGGACCACCGTCCCCCCATCATTCCAGATCCAGTTCACCCTGACCATGAAGCTGGGTGATACTGACAGTGTCCAG CACACGCTGACATTACACTGTTCGTACCCCCCGCACTATCCAAATGTGCCACCAGAAATAGTCGTCAG GTCGCCATCCCTGGTTCGGTCACATCAGACACAGCTGAATTCAGACCTAACTGCCTACTTGAGAAGCAACTGCAATGGAGACGTCTGCATCTTAAGTGCCACTGAGTGGCTGCAAGACAATGCGGAGACCTACCTGCACTCAGTGACCCCTACAGATAACGTACAAGGGGCAGCGCCATCAGAAGACGCCATGTTTACTAGATTGTGGATTTACAGTCACCATATATACAATAAGCAGAAGAGGAAATATATATTAGAGTGGTCGAAGGAATTGGGACTGTCTGGCTTCAGCATGCCGGGGAAACCTGGGATTGTGTGTGTGGAAGGAGCACAGGAGTCCTGTGAAGAGTTTTGGTCCAG GATTAGGAAACTGACCTGGAAACGCATTTTAATTAGACATAGAGAAGATGTCCAGCTGTCCTCCTCAGCCTCAGCGGCTCAGACGGAAATACAGGTTCTGAGAAAATTCCCCGCTCTAGAGGAGAAGGCATTTGATGTACATGGATCGCGAGGAAACCACATGGATCTGGGCCAACTCTACCAGTTCCTCCAGGGAAAAGGATGTGCGGAGGTCTTTCCTATGTACTTTGGGATTGAGGGCCGATAG
- the RWDD2B gene encoding RWD domain-containing protein 2B isoform X1 produces the protein MTTIQFASINANGLNTPEKRSFILRLLWSKKRMTSYEEAEAQISELDLLSSMFPNEEEFSITDQLALAELRDYTETRTTVPPSFQIQFTLTMKLGDTDSVQHTLTLHCSYPPHYPNVPPEIVVRSPSLVRSHQTQLNSDLTAYLRSNCNGDVCILSATEWLQDNAETYLHSVTPTDNVQGAAPSEDAMFTRLWIYSHHIYNKQKRKYILEWSKELGLSGFSMPGKPGIVCVEGAQESCEEFWSRIRKLTWKRILIRHREDVQLSSSASAAQTEIQVLRKFPALEEKAFDVHGSRGNHMDLGQLYQFLQGKGCAEVFPMYFGIEGR, from the exons ATGACTACTATCCAGTTTGCATCTATCAACGCCAATGGGCTGAACACCCCTGAGAAGCGCTCCTTCATTCTCCGGCTCCTATGGAGTAAGAAG AGAATGACAAgctatgaggaggcagaggcgcagATTTCAGAGCTGGACCTTCTGTCCAGCATGTTCCCTAATGAGGAGGAGTTCAGCATCACAGATCAGCTGGCGCTGGCCGAGCTGAGGGATTACACAGAGACGCGGACCACCGTCCCCCCATCATTCCAGATCCAGTTCACCCTGACCATGAAGCTGGGTGATACTGACAGTGTCCAG CACACGCTGACATTACACTGTTCGTACCCCCCGCACTATCCAAATGTGCCACCAGAAATAGTCGTCAG GTCGCCATCCCTGGTTCGGTCACATCAGACACAGCTGAATTCAGACCTAACTGCCTACTTGAGAAGCAACTGCAATGGAGACGTCTGCATCTTAAGTGCCACTGAGTGGCTGCAAGACAATGCGGAGACCTACCTGCACTCAGTGACCCCTACAGATAACGTACAAGGGGCAGCGCCATCAGAAGACGCCATGTTTACTAGATTGTGGATTTACAGTCACCATATATACAATAAGCAGAAGAGGAAATATATATTAGAGTGGTCGAAGGAATTGGGACTGTCTGGCTTCAGCATGCCGGGGAAACCTGGGATTGTGTGTGTGGAAGGAGCACAGGAGTCCTGTGAAGAGTTTTGGTCCAG GATTAGGAAACTGACCTGGAAACGCATTTTAATTAGACATAGAGAAGATGTCCAGCTGTCCTCCTCAGCCTCAGCGGCTCAGACGGAAATACAGGTTCTGAGAAAATTCCCCGCTCTAGAGGAGAAGGCATTTGATGTACATGGATCGCGAGGAAACCACATGGATCTGGGCCAACTCTACCAGTTCCTCCAGGGAAAAGGATGTGCGGAGGTCTTTCCTATGTACTTTGGGATTGAGGGCCGATAG